CCATTTCAAGAAGCTGGTTGACCCTCATCATTTCTTTTGGGAAGTGCCTGCCGCGCATCATGAAGTTTTTCTCGTATGCCTTTGCCTCAAACTTGGAGACAATGGCCTTCTCCGCCTTCTCGACGTCAAAGTCCTTGCAGGAGAAAATGTCAATTGAGGCATATTCCTTTTCCACAAACGTGTGGACTGAAATGTGCGACTCGGCTATGAGCACTATCCCTGAGACCCCCCAGTCCTCGGGCTTTACGCCATTATACGAAAACGCATAAGGCGGCATTATTTTTGTCATGCCGACCTGCCCCGGCAACTCGTCC
Above is a window of Candidatus Parvarchaeota archaeon DNA encoding:
- the speD gene encoding adenosylmethionine decarboxylase; protein product: MFGPHLTLDLYGCSKKKLKDVNFVYSFLDELPGQVGMTKIMPPYAFSYNGVKPEDWGVSGIVLIAESHISVHTFVEKEYASIDIFSCKDFDVEKAEKAIVSKFEAKAYEKNFMMRGRHFPKEMMRVNQLLEMGREAQAVKETSKQ